Within Halorussus sp. MSC15.2, the genomic segment GGGGAGCGCATCGCGGCGATGCCCGCCCAGAGAACGCCGGTCAACAGCGCTCCGGACGCCGAGAACGCCATCCCCATGCTGTAAAAACTCACGCCGTAGACGACGCCGAGCGCGGCCGACGGGAGACTCGTCCCGAGTGGGACTCGCGCAGTGTGGTCTTTCAGGGTCGGAGCGAGGAAGAGTATCGAGGAGACGCTTCCGAGGAGGAAGACGAGGTCTTGCCAAATCACGATACCACCGCCGCTGTGAGAGCGTATGCAGTCATCACTGCTCAGTAGACGGGTCACGGGTGTAACGCTGGCCCGTATATCTATTCGAGGTTTCTGTGACACGGGGTTCGATAACTAGCGATGAGACGGGGTGGCGCGGAACGACCCTCCGAGTCGCACGCGGTGAGGTCAGTCGAGGGGAGGGGCCGGGCGTCGGTCGAAGTCGAGCGTCATCGCCGTGGGCCGACCCACGCCGCCACGTCGGTCATCTCCGCGGCCGAAATTCGGTGGCCGACCGGATACGTGCGGAAGGTCACGTCGATGCCGGCGTCCGTGAGCAGGTCGGCGGTTCGTTCGCCGTGTTCGGGCGAGATGACGGTGTCGTCTTCGCCCACGCCGACGAAAGCGGAGACGGAGTTGTCGCGCGCACCCGCGAGTCGGTCGGGGTCGTCGTAGGGCCGGGGCAGGAATCCGTTCAGTGAGACGGCCCACCGGAACAGGTCCGGGTGTTCGACCAGCGACGCGAGCGCCGCCTTCGCGCCCTGACTGAACCCGAAGAGACCGATGCGGT encodes:
- a CDS encoding alpha/beta hydrolase; amino-acid sequence: MVEFPLAYVERPPDEPTADAPAALVLHGYGADEEDLLPHADRLPDDLHVFGVRGPHEAGDGRYGWMDSRPDPFAPSVDLLAAFAELVPEVADVAHDRIGLFGFSQGAKAALASLVEHPDLFRWAVSLNGFLPRPYDDPDRLAGARDNSVSAFVGVGEDDTVISPEHGERTADLLTDAGIDVTFRTYPVGHRISAAEMTDVAAWVGPRR